Proteins from a single region of Gasterosteus aculeatus chromosome 20, fGasAcu3.hap1.1, whole genome shotgun sequence:
- the LOC120811200 gene encoding ferroportin isoform X1, whose product MEQDKTSRIESNTRTKEMSRQADASQCGGVVVEFQSNDIRDARANRTRNIPGSALIYLKGPKFLIYVSGALSMWGDRMWHFAISVFLIELYGRNLLLTAVFGLVVAGSVLLLGALIGDWVDRNPRNKVAHASLFIQNISVTVCSIVLMLVFSYKQRIEQIWDGWLTVVCYTVVIVLADVANLASTALTIAIQRDWIVVITGYNRGHLAGMNATMRRIDQVTNILAPLAVGQVMTLASNVVGCGFILGWNLVSLIVEFFFLSRVYRIVPALSVKPPVMEVDQVYLPSLERTMPQGEDNAAEPQPLTEGNCNTSLHIKEITNLPLCFRRFRWLMSTCKDGWRAYYRQPVFLAGMGLAFLYTTVLGFDCITTGYAYTQGISGSLLSLLMGVSALTGLMGTVMFTRLRKSYGLVNTGVISSCLHLGCLLLCVCSVFAPGSPMDLSLLMPYINSSTELGGMTSQRQKHTYPLRGSSNQPLLPDRSSIHWTNNTVLFDNVPSDTAPESYVSIILLFLGVITARIGLWSFDLTVTQLLQENICESERGVVNGVQSSMNYLMDLLHFIMVISAPQPHHFGILVIISVLFITTGHTMYFLYAHKVKRKRRHCT is encoded by the exons ATGGAACAAGACAAAACATCAAGGATTGAGAGCAACACAAGAACCAAG GAAATGTCCCGGCAAGCAGACGCCTCCCAatgtgggggggttgtggtggAGTTTCAGTCTAACGACATCAGGGATGCAAGAGCAAATAGAACCAGGAATATACCAG GTTCAGCTCTTATCTACCTCAAGGGTCCCAAGTTCCTCATCTACGTCAGTGGAGCATTGTCAATGTGG GGGGACCGCATGTGGCACTTTGCAATTTCTGTGTTCCTGATTGAGCTGTACGGCCGTAACCTGCTGTTGACTGCAGTGTTTGGGTTGGTGGTGGCTGGGTCAGTGCTCCTTTTAGGGGCTTTGATTGGAGACTGGGTTGATCGCAATCCCAGGAACAAAG TTGCACATGCATCTCTTTTCATCCAGAACATCTCAGTGACAGTATGTAGCATCGTGCTCATGTTGGTGTTCTCATACAAGCAAAGGATTGAACAGATCTGGGATGGATGGCTTACT GTGGTTTGTTATACGGTGGTGATCGTCCTGGCAGATGTGGCAAACCTTGCAAGCACAGCACTGACCATTGCCATTCAGAGGGACTGGATTGTGGTTATCACAGGCTACAACCGAGGTCACCTTGCTG GGATGAACGCAACCATGAGGCGGATAGATCAGGTGACTAACATCCTGGCCCCACTAGCAGTGGGACAGGTCATGACCCTGGCCTCCAATGTAGTCGGCTGTGGCTTCATCCTAGGCTGGAACCTTGTGTCTCTCATCGTggagttcttcttcttgtcccgGGTGTACCGCATCGTCCCCGCTCTATCAGTCAAACCGCCAGTGATGGAGGTGGATCAGGTATATCTGCCGAGTCTGGAGAGGACGATGCCACAAG GGGAAGATAATGCTGCAGAACCACAACCTCTAACCGAAGGGAACTGCAACACAAGCCTGCACATAAAAGAAATCACCAACCTGCCGCTGTGTTTCCGGCGGTTTCGCTGGTTGATGAGCACCTGCAAGGACGGCTGGAGGGCCTACTACCGCCAGCCTGTCTTCCTGGCAGGAATGGGTCTGGCCTTCCTCTACACCACAGTCCTGGGTTTTGACTGCATCACCACCGGCTACGCGTATACTCAGGGCATCAGCGGCTCCCTCCTCAGTCTGCTGATGGGCGTCTCGGCTCTCACAGGGCTGATGGGCACTGTGATGTTCACCAGACTCAGGAAGTCCTACGGCCTGGTTAACACGGGCGTCATCTCAAGCTGCCTCCACCTGGGCTGCttgctgctgtgcgtgtgctcgGTGTTTGCCCCCGGCAGCCCCATGGATCTTAGCTTGCTGATGCCCTACATCAACTCCTCTACCGAGCTCGGAGGGATGACGAGCCAAAGGCAGAAACACACTTATCCTCTTAGGGGGAGCAGCAATCAGCCGCTGCTGCCAGACCGCTCCTCCATCCACTGGACCAACAATACTGTGCTCTTCGACAACGTGCCCTCTGACACGGCGCCAGAATCGTACGTCTCCATTATCCTTCTCTTCTTGGGCGTCATCACAGCACGAATCG GTCTGTGGTCCTTCGACCTGACAGTGACCCAGCTCCTGCAGGAGAACATCTGTGAGTCAGAGAGGGGCGTAGTAAACGGTGTGCAGAGCTCCATGAATTACCTGATGGATCTGCTTCACTTCATCATGGTGATCTCTGCTCCACAACCGCACCACTTTGGCATCCTGGTTATCATTTCTGTATTATTCATCACCACTGGGCACACTATGTACTTCCTGTACGCACACAAAGTTAAGAGAAAACGCCGTCACTGCACATAA
- the LOC120811200 gene encoding ferroportin isoform X2, whose translation MWHFAISVFLIELYGRNLLLTAVFGLVVAGSVLLLGALIGDWVDRNPRNKVAHASLFIQNISVTVCSIVLMLVFSYKQRIEQIWDGWLTVVCYTVVIVLADVANLASTALTIAIQRDWIVVITGYNRGHLAGMNATMRRIDQVTNILAPLAVGQVMTLASNVVGCGFILGWNLVSLIVEFFFLSRVYRIVPALSVKPPVMEVDQVYLPSLERTMPQGEDNAAEPQPLTEGNCNTSLHIKEITNLPLCFRRFRWLMSTCKDGWRAYYRQPVFLAGMGLAFLYTTVLGFDCITTGYAYTQGISGSLLSLLMGVSALTGLMGTVMFTRLRKSYGLVNTGVISSCLHLGCLLLCVCSVFAPGSPMDLSLLMPYINSSTELGGMTSQRQKHTYPLRGSSNQPLLPDRSSIHWTNNTVLFDNVPSDTAPESYVSIILLFLGVITARIGLWSFDLTVTQLLQENICESERGVVNGVQSSMNYLMDLLHFIMVISAPQPHHFGILVIISVLFITTGHTMYFLYAHKVKRKRRHCT comes from the exons ATGTGGCACTTTGCAATTTCTGTGTTCCTGATTGAGCTGTACGGCCGTAACCTGCTGTTGACTGCAGTGTTTGGGTTGGTGGTGGCTGGGTCAGTGCTCCTTTTAGGGGCTTTGATTGGAGACTGGGTTGATCGCAATCCCAGGAACAAAG TTGCACATGCATCTCTTTTCATCCAGAACATCTCAGTGACAGTATGTAGCATCGTGCTCATGTTGGTGTTCTCATACAAGCAAAGGATTGAACAGATCTGGGATGGATGGCTTACT GTGGTTTGTTATACGGTGGTGATCGTCCTGGCAGATGTGGCAAACCTTGCAAGCACAGCACTGACCATTGCCATTCAGAGGGACTGGATTGTGGTTATCACAGGCTACAACCGAGGTCACCTTGCTG GGATGAACGCAACCATGAGGCGGATAGATCAGGTGACTAACATCCTGGCCCCACTAGCAGTGGGACAGGTCATGACCCTGGCCTCCAATGTAGTCGGCTGTGGCTTCATCCTAGGCTGGAACCTTGTGTCTCTCATCGTggagttcttcttcttgtcccgGGTGTACCGCATCGTCCCCGCTCTATCAGTCAAACCGCCAGTGATGGAGGTGGATCAGGTATATCTGCCGAGTCTGGAGAGGACGATGCCACAAG GGGAAGATAATGCTGCAGAACCACAACCTCTAACCGAAGGGAACTGCAACACAAGCCTGCACATAAAAGAAATCACCAACCTGCCGCTGTGTTTCCGGCGGTTTCGCTGGTTGATGAGCACCTGCAAGGACGGCTGGAGGGCCTACTACCGCCAGCCTGTCTTCCTGGCAGGAATGGGTCTGGCCTTCCTCTACACCACAGTCCTGGGTTTTGACTGCATCACCACCGGCTACGCGTATACTCAGGGCATCAGCGGCTCCCTCCTCAGTCTGCTGATGGGCGTCTCGGCTCTCACAGGGCTGATGGGCACTGTGATGTTCACCAGACTCAGGAAGTCCTACGGCCTGGTTAACACGGGCGTCATCTCAAGCTGCCTCCACCTGGGCTGCttgctgctgtgcgtgtgctcgGTGTTTGCCCCCGGCAGCCCCATGGATCTTAGCTTGCTGATGCCCTACATCAACTCCTCTACCGAGCTCGGAGGGATGACGAGCCAAAGGCAGAAACACACTTATCCTCTTAGGGGGAGCAGCAATCAGCCGCTGCTGCCAGACCGCTCCTCCATCCACTGGACCAACAATACTGTGCTCTTCGACAACGTGCCCTCTGACACGGCGCCAGAATCGTACGTCTCCATTATCCTTCTCTTCTTGGGCGTCATCACAGCACGAATCG GTCTGTGGTCCTTCGACCTGACAGTGACCCAGCTCCTGCAGGAGAACATCTGTGAGTCAGAGAGGGGCGTAGTAAACGGTGTGCAGAGCTCCATGAATTACCTGATGGATCTGCTTCACTTCATCATGGTGATCTCTGCTCCACAACCGCACCACTTTGGCATCCTGGTTATCATTTCTGTATTATTCATCACCACTGGGCACACTATGTACTTCCTGTACGCACACAAAGTTAAGAGAAAACGCCGTCACTGCACATAA
- the LOC120811204 gene encoding sodium-dependent neutral amino acid transporter B(0)AT3 isoform X1 — protein MELAIGQRLRLGSVGVWNSISPYLGGLGVASMLVSFLVGLFYNMIVAWILWYFFHSFQSPLPWRGCPLNLNHTGYVSECEMSSPVNYFWYRETLNITPSIETSGSLQWWLVLCLASAWCLVYICFIRGIETIGKAIYVTATFPYLVLTIFLVRSLTLDGATDGLIYLFTPKWETLKDPKVWLDAATQIFFSLSLAFGGLIAFSSYNVQKNDCERDALIVGLVNSFTSLYAAIPIFAILGFKAKENYNECQNWNILTLTNSFSIGDKNITVENYDDWLNYLNATDPSEVESLNLKTCNLQTFLDQSVSGTGLAFIVFTEAVIEMPGAQVWAVLFFVMLFSLGLSSMFGNLEGVLTPLLDLHVIPSWIPKEIFTGLICLTSFSVALIFTLGSGNYWLEIFNSYVGSVPLLIIAFFEIIGVVYVYGINRFSDDIEWMTGRRPNIYWQATWRFISPLMLLVVFVAYVVVEAEQRPTYNTWNPDYVDFPLADVQPYPGWVFAICVLLSVLPVVSIPLVALYKFLGFLQEYRMKMRN, from the exons ATGGAATTGGCCATCGGACAACGGCTCCGCCTGGGAAGCGTTGGGGTGTGGAATTCAATCTCCCCTTATCTCGGTGGTTTAG GTGTAGCTTCCATGTTAGTGTCCTTCCTAGTTGGTCTGTTCTACAACATGATCGTGGCCTGGATCCTCTGGTACTTCTTCCACTCCTTTCAGAGTCCACTTCCCTGGAGGGGCTGCCCGTTAAACTTGAATCATACGG GCTATGTCAGTGAGTGTGAGATGAGCTCACCAGTGAACTACTTTTGGTACCGTGAAACGCTGAATATCACGCCGAGCATTGAGACCAGTGGGTCCTTGCAGTGGTGGCTGGTGCTGTGTCTTGCATCTGCTTGGTGCCTGGTGTACATCTGCTTCATACGTGGAATCGAGACTATTGGAAAG GCTATTTATGTCACTGCCACCTTTCCATACCTGGTTTTGACCATCTTCTTGGTCCGATCCTTGACACTGGATGGGGCTACAGACGGCTTAATATATCTCTTCACGCCAAAA TGGGAAACGCTGAAAGATCCTAAGGTCTGGTTGGACGCTGCTACTCagatctttttctctttgtctttggcCTTTGGGGGACTTATTGCTTTTTCCAGCTATAATGTTCAGAA GAATGATTGTGAGAGAGACGCCCTAATTGTCGGCCTTGTGAACAGTTTTACGTCGCTATACGCAGCGATCCCTATTTTTGCTATTCTGGGATTTAAGGCGAAGGAAAACTACAATGAATGCCAAAATTG GAACATACTGACACTGACTAATTCCTTCAGTATTGGGGATAAAAACATAACTGTTGAAAACTATGACGACTGGTTAAACTACCTCAATGCAACTGATCCTTCAGAGGTTGAAAGCCTCAACCTAAAGACTTGCAACCTACAAACCTTCTTGGACCAG AGCGTCTCGGGCACCGGACTGGCCTTCATCGTGTTTACTGAAGCGGTGATAGAGATGCCAGGCGCTCAGGTGTGGGCGGTGCTCTTCTTCGTCATGCTCTTCAGCCTGGGCCTGTCCTCCATGTTTGGCAATCTGGAGGGTGTCCTGACTCCTCTGCTGGACCTGCACGTGATTCCATCCTGGATTCCAAAGGAAATTTTCACAG GATTGATTTGCCTCACCTCCTTTTCGGTGGCCCTCATCTTTACTTTGGGCTCTGGAAACTACTGGCTGGAGATTTTCAACAGCTACGTGGGCTCCGTGCCTTTGCTCATCATAGCCTTCTTTGAGATCATCGGTGTGGTTTACGTCTATGGAATAAACAG ATTCAGTGACGACATTGAGTGGATGACAGGTCGGAGGCCTAATATCTACTGGCAGGCCACTTGGCGCTTCATCAGTCCGCTCATGCTTCTCGTGGTTTTTGTGGCATACGTTGTAGTTGAGGCTGAACAACGACCAACATATAATACCTGGAATCCAGATTAC GTCGACTTCCCCCTCGCTGACGTTCAGCCCTATCCGGGGTGGGTTTTTGCCATCTGTGTGCTCCTATCTGTCCTTCCTGTTGTTTCAATTCCTCTTGTGGCTCTCTACAAATTCTTGGGCTTCCTGCAGGAATACAGAATGAAAATGCGTAACTGA